The Lichenihabitans psoromatis genome contains a region encoding:
- a CDS encoding SMP-30/gluconolactonase/LRE family protein has product MTRPLIATLMLSVAMLAPCVASAVPLQDQAEAAVQKLTGKDGPATIAKVASFDHQVTGVAVTETGRIFVSFPRWSEDAPISLAELMPDGALHPYPDAEWNAYRNAAPRSANDHFVCVQAETADGKGSLWVIDPAAPNTEFIVPGGPKLVKIDLATNKVAQVFGFDLSVAPQGSYLNDVRFSPDGKTAYMTDSGATGALVVLDLTTGQGRRVLDGDVSTQVDKTVKVAIDGKEMKQPDGRGVQFAADSISIDPKGQYLYWQPLTGKTLYRIATAALADVSLSPEQMSQKVEKVADSEPNDGLWTDARNRLFFTAVQKSAIETMELGGKRTTLVSDPRLRWPDTFAQGPDGTLYVTNSDITDSPRFNTGGWAAKSFNLWKIVPGKAGLIDKNPAFSK; this is encoded by the coding sequence ATGACAAGACCGTTGATCGCGACCTTGATGCTGTCGGTTGCGATGCTGGCGCCATGTGTCGCGTCTGCCGTCCCCCTGCAGGATCAAGCCGAAGCCGCCGTGCAGAAACTCACTGGAAAAGACGGCCCTGCGACCATCGCCAAGGTCGCCAGTTTTGATCATCAGGTTACGGGTGTCGCCGTGACCGAGACGGGCCGCATCTTCGTCAGCTTTCCGCGTTGGTCCGAAGATGCGCCGATCTCCTTGGCGGAACTGATGCCGGATGGGGCGTTGCACCCCTATCCTGACGCCGAATGGAACGCGTATCGCAACGCCGCGCCACGGTCCGCGAACGATCATTTCGTCTGTGTTCAGGCCGAGACGGCCGATGGCAAGGGCTCGCTCTGGGTCATCGATCCCGCCGCGCCCAACACGGAGTTCATCGTTCCGGGCGGGCCAAAGTTGGTCAAGATCGACCTCGCCACCAACAAGGTCGCGCAGGTGTTCGGGTTCGATCTGAGTGTCGCGCCACAGGGAAGCTATCTCAACGACGTTCGTTTCTCGCCCGATGGCAAGACGGCCTACATGACCGATTCAGGCGCGACAGGCGCTCTGGTGGTTCTCGATCTGACGACGGGACAAGGTCGTCGGGTGCTCGATGGTGACGTGTCGACTCAAGTCGATAAGACCGTGAAGGTCGCGATCGACGGCAAGGAGATGAAGCAACCGGACGGGCGCGGTGTGCAATTCGCCGCAGACAGCATCAGCATCGATCCGAAAGGCCAGTATCTGTACTGGCAACCCTTGACCGGTAAGACGTTATACCGGATCGCGACGGCGGCGCTCGCTGACGTCAGCCTCTCGCCGGAGCAGATGTCGCAGAAGGTCGAGAAGGTCGCCGATAGCGAGCCGAACGACGGCTTGTGGACGGATGCGAGAAATCGCCTGTTTTTCACAGCCGTCCAGAAAAGCGCTATCGAAACGATGGAGCTCGGCGGGAAGCGCACGACCCTTGTCAGCGATCCACGCCTCCGCTGGCCCGATACCTTCGCGCAAGGGCCGGATGGAACGCTTTACGTGACAAATTCAGACATTACCGACTCGCCGCGCTTCAACACCGGAGGCTGGGCTGCGAAATCCTTCAACCTGTGGAAAATCGTTCCGGGCAAAGCCGGACTGATCGATAAAAACCCGGCTTTTTCCAAATAA
- the mctP gene encoding monocarboxylate uptake permease MctP: MSVNWVALAVFVLFFGSITILGFVAANWRKGDLDLLHEWGLAGGRFGTLVTWFLIGGDIYTAYTFIAVPALAFGAGAIAFFAVPYTTIIYPMTFVIFPRLWSVCRQHGYITSADFVRGRFGNRWLALAVALTGLMATMPYIALQLVGLQVIIGAMGIETSGILGDLPLIIAFIILAVFTYKSGLRAPAAIAVVKDVMIYVTIFAVLIVVPAKLGGFSGIFAAVSPSKLILALPPAGSTGMYSVYATLALGSAAALFLYPHAITAVLSSSSRDVIRRNSVLLPAYSLVLAFITLLGFMAVGAHLDKLPEFSELFARYKANAAVPALFLNMFPSWFVGFAFAAIGIGALVPAAIMSIAAANLWTRNVYIEFINPNATPLAEARMAKWVSLVVKFGALFFILFLPLDYAIQLQLLGGVWMSQTLPPVLIGLFTRWLNSWALLLGWATGIGLGTWMAALTGFKSANYALTIGGFTIPAYAAVYALSANIVVAVVVTALINMIGQRETRDATVAADYM; encoded by the coding sequence ATGTCTGTCAATTGGGTCGCGCTCGCGGTGTTCGTGCTGTTTTTCGGCAGCATCACGATCCTGGGCTTCGTGGCCGCCAATTGGCGCAAGGGCGATCTCGATCTCCTGCATGAGTGGGGCCTCGCCGGCGGCCGCTTCGGTACGCTGGTGACGTGGTTCCTGATCGGCGGCGACATCTACACGGCCTACACGTTCATCGCGGTTCCGGCCCTCGCGTTCGGCGCGGGCGCGATCGCCTTCTTCGCGGTTCCTTACACGACCATCATCTACCCGATGACCTTCGTGATCTTTCCGCGCCTCTGGTCGGTCTGCCGCCAACACGGCTACATCACCTCGGCGGATTTTGTACGCGGCCGGTTCGGCAATCGCTGGCTGGCGCTCGCGGTCGCGCTCACCGGCTTGATGGCGACGATGCCTTATATCGCACTGCAGCTTGTCGGCCTTCAGGTCATCATCGGCGCGATGGGCATTGAAACCAGCGGCATCCTGGGTGACCTGCCGCTCATCATCGCCTTCATCATCCTTGCGGTCTTCACCTATAAATCAGGCTTGCGCGCCCCGGCCGCCATCGCGGTCGTCAAGGACGTGATGATCTATGTGACGATCTTCGCGGTGCTGATCGTGGTTCCGGCCAAGCTCGGTGGGTTCAGCGGCATCTTCGCGGCGGTCTCGCCCAGCAAGCTGATACTCGCCTTGCCGCCGGCCGGATCGACCGGCATGTATTCGGTCTATGCGACGCTGGCGCTCGGCTCGGCCGCAGCGCTCTTTCTCTACCCCCATGCGATCACGGCTGTGCTTAGTTCGTCGAGCCGGGACGTCATCCGTCGCAACTCGGTGCTGCTCCCGGCCTATTCTCTAGTGTTGGCATTCATCACGCTGCTAGGCTTCATGGCGGTCGGGGCGCATCTCGACAAGCTGCCGGAATTTTCCGAGCTCTTCGCCCGCTATAAGGCGAATGCTGCGGTGCCAGCGCTTTTCCTCAATATGTTTCCGAGCTGGTTCGTTGGCTTCGCTTTCGCGGCGATCGGTATCGGCGCCCTTGTGCCGGCCGCCATCATGTCGATCGCGGCCGCGAACCTTTGGACCCGCAACGTCTATATCGAGTTCATCAACCCGAACGCGACACCGCTGGCCGAAGCCCGTATGGCCAAGTGGGTGTCGCTCGTGGTCAAATTCGGCGCCCTATTCTTCATCCTGTTTTTGCCGCTTGATTACGCCATCCAGTTGCAATTGCTCGGCGGCGTCTGGATGAGCCAGACGCTTCCGCCGGTGTTGATCGGGCTGTTCACGCGCTGGCTGAACTCCTGGGCGCTGCTTCTCGGCTGGGCCACTGGTATCGGGCTCGGCACCTGGATGGCGGCTCTCACCGGGTTCAAGAGTGCCAATTACGCCTTGACGATCGGCGGCTTTACGATCCCGGCCTATGCAGCCGTCTACGCGCTTTCGGCGAATATCGTCGTCGCGGTGGTCGTAACTGCGCTGATCAACATGATCGGCCAGCGCGAAACACGGGACGCGACGGTCGCCGCAGACTATATGTAG
- a CDS encoding DUF3311 domain-containing protein → MSERGARRASSNKLTPWHLLLLIPYVAVLWVPFYNAVEPSFFGFPFFYIYQMAWVVLSSMLVAIVYVATQ, encoded by the coding sequence ATGTCCGAACGAGGAGCGAGGCGCGCGTCCAGCAACAAGCTGACGCCATGGCATCTTCTGCTGCTGATCCCCTATGTGGCCGTGCTGTGGGTGCCGTTCTACAACGCGGTCGAGCCGAGCTTTTTCGGTTTTCCCTTTTTCTACATCTATCAGATGGCTTGGGTCGTCCTGAGCTCGATGCTGGTCGCCATCGTCTACGTCGCAACGCAATAA
- a CDS encoding gamma-butyrobetaine hydroxylase-like domain-containing protein has translation MVDDRQHWPTELRVRDGGRTFRITFDDGASYDLSAEYLRVKSPSAEVQGHSPADRKVVGGKRDVAIVAADPVGHYAVKLRFDDGHDTGLFTWRYLHELGATQATVWAAYLADLEAKGLARG, from the coding sequence ATGGTGGACGACCGACAGCACTGGCCGACCGAGCTTCGCGTCCGCGATGGCGGTCGCACGTTCCGAATCACGTTCGACGATGGCGCGAGCTACGATCTTTCGGCGGAATATTTGCGCGTGAAGAGCCCCAGCGCTGAAGTTCAGGGGCATTCGCCTGCGGACCGAAAGGTCGTGGGTGGCAAGCGCGATGTCGCGATCGTGGCGGCGGACCCGGTTGGACATTATGCCGTGAAGCTCCGCTTTGACGACGGACACGACACCGGGCTGTTCACGTGGCGGTATCTGCACGAACTCGGCGCGACGCAAGCGACCGTCTGGGCCGCCTATCTCGCCGATCTCGAGGCCAAAGGTCTGGCGCGCGGCTGA
- the moaA gene encoding GTP 3',8-cyclase MoaA: MGMINAPTTDLTLLDNPPLIDPFGRAISYVRVSVTDRCDFRCTYCMSEEMRFLPKRDLLTLEELDRLCTAFVTRGTRKLRITGGEPLVRRDILHLFERLSRHLVSGRLDELTLTTNGSQLANFAGPLAATGVQRINVSLDTLDPEKFRAITRRGDLAQVLAGIRAARQAGLSVKINCVALKGFNDSEFEELIAWAHGDGMEITFIEVMPLGEDRADQADQYLSLEDVRRQLSATLTLEPISHRTGGPARYMRVKETGGRIGFITPLSHNFCESCNRVRVTCTGTLFMCLGQNDAADLRTPLRLSEDDRALMLALDEAIARKPKGHDFLADRLVSKPRVGRPMSQTGG; this comes from the coding sequence ATGGGCATGATCAACGCGCCCACGACCGATCTGACGCTGCTCGACAACCCGCCGCTGATCGATCCATTCGGGCGCGCAATCAGCTACGTCCGAGTGTCGGTCACCGATCGGTGCGACTTTCGATGCACTTACTGCATGTCGGAGGAGATGCGCTTTCTGCCGAAACGCGATCTCCTGACGCTTGAGGAGTTGGACCGACTCTGCACCGCCTTCGTGACCCGCGGCACGCGAAAGCTCAGGATCACCGGCGGCGAGCCGCTCGTGCGGCGTGATATCTTGCACCTGTTCGAGCGTCTCTCCCGCCATCTTGTCTCGGGGCGTCTCGACGAGTTGACCTTGACCACGAATGGCTCGCAGCTCGCGAACTTCGCGGGCCCTCTGGCCGCAACGGGTGTCCAGCGGATCAACGTGTCGCTGGACACGCTCGATCCCGAGAAATTCCGCGCCATCACACGTCGCGGCGATCTCGCTCAGGTGCTGGCCGGCATACGCGCTGCTCGACAAGCCGGCTTGTCGGTCAAGATCAATTGCGTGGCGTTGAAAGGCTTTAACGATAGCGAGTTTGAAGAGTTGATCGCCTGGGCGCATGGGGACGGGATGGAGATCACGTTCATCGAAGTCATGCCACTTGGCGAAGATCGCGCTGACCAGGCAGACCAGTATCTCTCGCTCGAGGACGTTCGACGCCAATTGTCCGCGACGCTGACGCTCGAGCCGATCTCGCATCGGACCGGAGGTCCGGCCCGCTATATGCGCGTGAAGGAGACGGGCGGCCGTATCGGGTTCATTACGCCGCTCAGCCACAATTTCTGTGAAAGCTGCAACCGGGTGCGCGTGACATGCACCGGCACCTTGTTCATGTGCCTTGGTCAGAATGACGCCGCGGACCTGCGAACGCCGCTGCGTCTCTCCGAGGACGATCGAGCCTTGATGCTGGCGTTGGACGAGGCGATCGCACGCAAGCCAAAGGGGCATGACTTTCTTGCCGATCGCTTGGTCTCCAAGCCACGCGTTGGCCGGCCCATGAGCCAGACCGGCGGCTGA
- a CDS encoding Mrp/NBP35 family ATP-binding protein — MPLNQESVLQALEGIKGPDGLTPLPRSGALGGVVVKDGRVFISIEVDRRLATEAEPMRERVEKLVAGLDGVASVLVTLTAQKPVGAAGAPAPHAHSHAAPALGPKAQAARAGIAVVGVKTIIAVASGKGGVGKSTTACNLALALQALGNKVAVLDADIYGPSMPRLFDLKGKPEVVDGRIMRPLDAYGLKVMSIGFLVEEETPMIWRGPMVMSAITQMLRDVQWGEIDIMVVDMPPGTGDAQLTMAQSVPLAGAVIVSTPQDLALIDARRGVAMFRRVEVPILGVVENMSTFICPSCGTETNIFGHGGARHEAERLGVPFLGEIPLALDIRTTSDAGTPVMVSAPNGPHAAAYKAMAQGVLDSLAGQNSRPAPMIVME; from the coding sequence ATGCCTCTTAACCAAGAATCCGTGCTGCAGGCGCTTGAAGGCATAAAGGGGCCGGACGGGCTGACGCCGCTTCCACGTTCGGGTGCGCTCGGTGGCGTCGTCGTCAAGGACGGGCGCGTTTTCATATCGATCGAGGTCGATCGGCGCCTCGCGACAGAAGCGGAACCGATGCGGGAGCGTGTTGAAAAGCTCGTCGCAGGCCTCGATGGGGTCGCGTCGGTTCTCGTCACGCTGACGGCGCAAAAACCGGTAGGGGCGGCTGGCGCGCCCGCGCCGCACGCTCATTCGCATGCGGCACCTGCTCTCGGGCCGAAGGCTCAGGCGGCTCGGGCCGGCATCGCCGTGGTCGGCGTGAAGACCATCATCGCGGTTGCGTCGGGAAAGGGTGGTGTTGGCAAGTCAACCACGGCCTGCAATCTCGCGCTGGCCCTGCAGGCGCTCGGCAACAAAGTCGCGGTGCTGGACGCCGACATCTACGGCCCGTCCATGCCGCGCCTGTTTGACCTAAAGGGCAAGCCGGAGGTCGTGGATGGCCGGATCATGCGTCCGCTCGATGCCTATGGGCTGAAGGTCATGTCGATCGGTTTCCTGGTCGAGGAGGAAACGCCGATGATCTGGCGTGGTCCGATGGTCATGTCGGCCATAACGCAAATGCTCCGGGACGTGCAGTGGGGTGAGATCGACATCATGGTGGTCGATATGCCGCCCGGCACGGGCGACGCCCAGCTCACCATGGCGCAATCGGTGCCGCTGGCCGGTGCCGTCATCGTCTCGACGCCTCAGGATCTGGCGCTGATCGATGCGCGACGCGGGGTTGCGATGTTCCGGCGGGTCGAGGTGCCGATCCTTGGTGTCGTCGAAAATATGAGCACGTTCATCTGCCCGAGTTGCGGCACCGAAACCAACATCTTTGGCCATGGCGGCGCGCGCCATGAGGCGGAGCGCCTCGGCGTGCCGTTCCTGGGCGAGATCCCCTTGGCGCTCGACATCCGAACCACCTCCGATGCCGGAACTCCAGTCATGGTATCGGCTCCCAATGGTCCGCATGCGGCGGCCTATAAGGCGATGGCGCAAGGCGTTCTCGACTCGCTCGCCGGGCAAAACAGTCGCCCGGCCCCGATGATCGTCATGGAATAA
- the clpA gene encoding ATP-dependent Clp protease ATP-binding subunit ClpA — MPAFSRALEQSLHRALAVANERHHEYATLEHLLLALIDDTDAAAVLRACSVDIDILKKQLVEYIDNELENLVAEGHDDAKPTAGFQRVIQRAHIHVQSSGREEVTGANVLVAIFAERESHAAYFLQEQDMTRYDAVNYISHGIAKRPGLSDPSKSPRGADEEGDGRDKDAKEPDSKKKEGALEAYCVNLNKKARDGRIDPLIGREMEVQRTIQVLCRRQKNNPLLVGDPGVGKTAIAEGLARKIIKNEVPEVLAGATVFALDMGTLLAGTRYRGDFEERLKQVMKEIEGHKNAILFIDEIHTVIGAGATSGGAMDASNLLKPALAQGGLRCIGSTTYKEYRQYFEKDRALVRRFQKIDVNEPSVPDAVEILKGLKPYFEEFHKVRFTNEAVRAAVELSARYIHDRKLPDKAIDVIDESGASQMLVPEAKRKKTIGIKEIESTIATMARIPPKTVSKDDAEVLAHLDATLKAVVYGQDEAIASLTSAIKLARAGLRDGEKPIGSYLFSGPTGVGKTEAARQLALGLGVELIRFDMSEYMERHTVSRLIGAPPGYVGFDQGGLLTDGIDQHPHCVLLLDEIEKAHPDLYNILLQIMDHGKLTDHSGKQIDFRNVILIMTTNAGASDQARAMIGFTRAKRTGEDIEAINRLFTPEFRNRLDAIVPFGHLPASVIAKVVDKFILQLEAQLADRNVTIELTDEARNWLIENGYDEAMGARPMARVIQQSIKTPLADEVLFGKLKNGGAVRVVVTAEEGGPKKLGFVYLDGPVMPRPERDIVEAGRKRKSRAEAEDARDEEEPETFDTEEDGDGETPPSAGGGSVPKVPLKT, encoded by the coding sequence ATGCCTGCATTCTCACGTGCTCTAGAACAATCGCTTCATCGTGCCTTGGCGGTCGCCAATGAACGCCACCATGAATATGCGACGCTCGAACATCTGCTGCTTGCGCTGATCGACGACACCGATGCTGCGGCGGTGTTGCGCGCTTGCTCCGTCGACATCGACATTCTGAAGAAGCAACTCGTCGAATATATCGACAACGAACTCGAAAACCTTGTGGCCGAGGGACACGACGACGCCAAGCCGACGGCCGGCTTCCAACGCGTCATCCAGCGCGCCCACATTCATGTCCAATCGTCGGGCCGCGAAGAAGTGACCGGCGCCAACGTGTTGGTCGCGATCTTCGCCGAGCGCGAGAGCCACGCCGCCTATTTCCTGCAGGAGCAGGATATGACCCGCTACGACGCGGTCAATTACATCAGCCATGGCATTGCCAAGCGTCCCGGCTTGTCGGATCCGTCAAAGTCGCCGCGCGGCGCCGACGAGGAGGGCGATGGCCGCGACAAGGACGCGAAGGAGCCGGACTCCAAGAAGAAGGAAGGCGCTCTCGAGGCCTATTGCGTCAATCTGAACAAGAAAGCGCGAGACGGCCGCATTGATCCGTTGATCGGCCGTGAGATGGAGGTGCAGCGCACCATTCAGGTTCTCTGCCGTCGACAGAAGAACAATCCGCTCTTGGTCGGTGATCCGGGCGTTGGAAAAACCGCGATTGCGGAAGGTCTTGCGCGCAAAATCATCAAGAATGAGGTGCCGGAGGTTCTTGCTGGTGCGACCGTCTTTGCGCTCGACATGGGCACGCTGCTGGCGGGGACGCGATATCGGGGCGACTTCGAGGAGCGTCTGAAGCAGGTCATGAAGGAGATCGAGGGTCACAAGAACGCGATCCTGTTTATCGACGAAATCCATACGGTCATCGGCGCGGGCGCGACCTCGGGCGGCGCCATGGATGCGTCGAACCTGTTGAAGCCGGCGCTTGCCCAGGGTGGTCTGCGTTGCATCGGCTCGACCACCTACAAGGAATATCGTCAGTATTTCGAGAAGGATCGCGCGCTGGTTCGTCGCTTCCAAAAGATCGACGTCAACGAGCCGTCGGTGCCGGATGCTGTGGAAATCTTGAAGGGTCTCAAGCCCTATTTCGAGGAATTCCACAAAGTCCGCTTCACCAATGAGGCGGTTCGGGCGGCGGTCGAGCTCTCGGCCCGCTATATCCACGACCGCAAGCTCCCCGATAAGGCGATCGATGTGATCGACGAGTCGGGCGCGTCGCAGATGCTTGTGCCCGAAGCCAAGCGCAAGAAGACGATCGGCATCAAGGAGATCGAGAGCACGATCGCCACGATGGCGCGTATCCCGCCCAAGACCGTGTCGAAGGATGATGCCGAGGTGTTGGCGCATCTCGATGCTACCCTGAAGGCGGTCGTCTATGGGCAGGATGAGGCGATCGCGTCGCTGACCTCCGCCATCAAGCTGGCTCGCGCCGGCTTGCGCGACGGAGAGAAGCCGATCGGCTCTTACCTGTTCTCCGGCCCCACGGGCGTCGGGAAAACGGAGGCTGCGCGCCAACTGGCGCTCGGCCTCGGGGTGGAACTGATCCGCTTCGACATGTCGGAATATATGGAGCGTCACACCGTCAGCCGACTGATCGGCGCGCCTCCCGGCTACGTCGGGTTCGACCAGGGTGGGTTGTTGACCGATGGAATCGATCAGCATCCGCATTGTGTGCTGCTGCTGGACGAGATCGAGAAGGCTCACCCTGATCTCTACAACATCTTGTTGCAGATCATGGACCATGGAAAGCTGACGGATCACAGCGGAAAGCAGATCGATTTCCGTAACGTCATCCTGATCATGACCACGAATGCTGGTGCGTCGGATCAAGCGCGTGCGATGATCGGTTTCACGCGCGCCAAGCGGACCGGAGAGGATATCGAGGCGATCAACCGGTTGTTCACGCCGGAGTTCAGAAATCGCTTGGATGCGATTGTTCCGTTTGGTCATTTGCCGGCATCCGTCATTGCCAAGGTGGTCGACAAGTTCATCCTGCAGCTCGAAGCACAACTCGCCGATCGCAATGTCACGATCGAACTGACCGACGAGGCGCGCAACTGGTTGATCGAGAACGGCTACGATGAGGCGATGGGTGCGCGGCCGATGGCCCGTGTCATCCAGCAGTCGATCAAGACGCCACTGGCCGATGAAGTGTTGTTCGGCAAGCTCAAGAACGGCGGTGCTGTTCGTGTCGTCGTCACGGCGGAGGAAGGCGGGCCGAAGAAGCTCGGCTTCGTCTACCTGGACGGGCCGGTTATGCCGCGTCCAGAGCGCGATATCGTCGAGGCGGGACGGAAGCGAAAGAGCCGTGCCGAAGCCGAAGATGCGCGCGACGAGGAGGAGCCGGAGACCTTCGATACGGAGGAGGATGGCGATGGCGAGACGCCGCCATCCGCCGGTGGTGGGTCTGTTCCCAAAGTTCCGCTCAAGACCTGA
- a CDS encoding TRAP transporter substrate-binding protein: MKTGVGRRRFIATAAATGVLVAGTARGEDAPSAATPTPDVIWRLTSSFPKSLDLMFGGAETFARVVGDLTGGRFRIDVLAPGDAVPGLQALDAVQAGTVEACHTSMDYFYGKDPTFALATAIPFGLNARGQAAYAYEGGGNDLFNEFLGGYGVLAFPAGNTGAQMGGFFRKPVKSVADLQGLKIRIGGLAGKVLQQLGAIPQATPRADLYTALDQGTIDAATWVSPYDDDRLASDEKTALQKVAPNYYYPGWWRGGSVIHVAFNKAKYEALPAPFRAALKAAAMTANTEMLARYDARNPAALKRLVVSGAQLRAFPQDVLEAAFKTTNDVLHDIADGNPHFKAVLDSTVNFRSEEYLWWQVGEYTFDNFMIRQRAKG; encoded by the coding sequence ATGAAGACCGGGGTGGGACGGCGACGGTTTATCGCAACTGCGGCGGCGACGGGAGTTCTGGTGGCCGGAACGGCTCGGGGCGAGGATGCTCCGTCAGCCGCGACACCGACCCCGGATGTGATCTGGCGGCTGACGTCGAGCTTTCCGAAGTCGCTCGATCTCATGTTCGGTGGAGCCGAGACGTTCGCCCGCGTGGTCGGTGATTTGACCGGAGGCCGTTTCCGCATCGATGTGCTGGCACCGGGTGACGCTGTACCGGGTCTTCAGGCCCTCGACGCGGTGCAGGCCGGAACCGTCGAGGCTTGTCACACCTCGATGGACTATTTCTACGGCAAGGACCCGACATTCGCTCTCGCAACCGCGATCCCGTTCGGCCTGAATGCGCGCGGACAGGCCGCCTATGCCTATGAGGGCGGCGGCAACGATCTCTTCAATGAATTTCTGGGCGGCTATGGTGTTCTGGCGTTTCCGGCCGGGAATACGGGCGCTCAAATGGGCGGCTTCTTCCGCAAGCCGGTGAAGTCGGTGGCCGACCTGCAAGGTCTTAAGATCCGGATCGGCGGATTAGCCGGCAAAGTCCTGCAGCAATTGGGCGCCATTCCGCAGGCGACGCCACGCGCCGATCTCTACACCGCTCTCGACCAAGGCACGATCGATGCCGCGACCTGGGTCAGCCCTTATGACGACGATAGATTGGCGAGTGACGAGAAGACCGCCCTTCAGAAGGTGGCACCGAATTATTATTACCCGGGCTGGTGGCGGGGTGGATCGGTCATCCATGTCGCCTTCAACAAGGCGAAATATGAGGCCTTGCCGGCACCCTTTCGCGCCGCTTTGAAGGCTGCGGCGATGACGGCCAATACCGAGATGCTGGCGCGCTATGATGCGCGGAACCCCGCTGCTTTGAAGCGGCTCGTCGTTTCCGGCGCCCAATTACGCGCTTTCCCGCAGGATGTTCTCGAAGCTGCCTTCAAGACCACCAACGATGTGCTGCATGACATTGCAGACGGAAATCCTCACTTCAAGGCCGTGCTCGACAGCACCGTCAACTTCCGGTCGGAGGAATATCTATGGTGGCAGGTCGGCGAATATACGTTTGATAACTTCATGATCCGGCAGCGCGCCAAAGGCTGA